A region from the Aegilops tauschii subsp. strangulata cultivar AL8/78 chromosome 5, Aet v6.0, whole genome shotgun sequence genome encodes:
- the LOC109733657 gene encoding uncharacterized protein, protein MRPEMRLDSAAFQLTPTRTRCDLVVVVNGRKEKIASGLLNPFVAHLKVAQEQIAKGGYTILLQPDPGADAPWFTRGTIERFVRFVSTPEVLERVTTIESEILQLHDAIAVQNNANIGLKSAEAHNGDSSMEGSKTSYDPDGDKALVLYKPDTHPASPLQNDTGAHEEHSKVQLLRVLETRKTVLRKEQAMAFARAVAAGFDIDNLIYLISFAERFGASRLMKACTQFIDLWRQKHETGQWIDVEPEAMSARSEFPPFNAAGIMLMGDKETMSVSNGDTNGEDAAKADHRTHQHSGAPHHGPYQSAYPPWAMHPPYPMQGMPPYYPGANPYYPPPYPPTDDPRYNHSERRPSRRHSSDSKDFNSSDDESDDQSGSDRESSHGRKSSKKGNRSGKKKSNVIVIRNVNVTSKKKHGSSESESQSGSDVASEDSDDSHRKSSKRNHHKRSSSKKKGDKKTTAESEDEYTKDGMSNGQQDGDQGNWNAFQNFLLRDEDKTRDHNDADIFASEREAPPRRKETARNIDDPILLSERGSADVNERHATSFSSANGRIRARQMMPGDELMMSGEGRSFVDGGMKEIEAGGGGYRRGANDDFMVYGQDNSMDRRSSLDPLAEAHYKRPTPLEEKKNVHSMGDESFMIPVTSNSQDNVGAAGRTAIDIDAELGSSVQKTSDAKAGAELFYEPDELIPERGFEDVSFGYDPSMDYDSHMQIQHDVSVEDANAEDLSVCVEGEEKMPGKDKKLRGSQEGLDKRRKDASARRLSAPKGPLTDAQKRAQNLRAYKASLQKEKKELEAEQMKRLERLKQEREKRIAARSGASNPQKTAAKASAVSKSTSSLAEMKKEKSGGTTESLIERLKKLAQPKTNASTLNPKPATADHPRRRSLPQ, encoded by the exons atgaggcCGGAGATGCGCCTGGATTCGGCGGCGTTCCAGCTCACCCCCACCCGCACCAG GTGTGATTTGGTTGTGGTGGTGAATGGGAGGAAGGAGAAGATCGCCTCCGGCCTGCTCAACCCCTTCGTCGCCCACCTCAAGGTCGCCCAGGAGCAGATCGCCAAGGGAGGCTACACCATCCTGCTCCAGCCGGACCCAGGGGCCGACGCGCCATGGTTCACCAGAGGCACCATTGAGAGGTTCGTCCGTTTCGTGAGCACGCCGGAGGTCCTGGAGCGGGTCACCACCATCGAGTCCGAGATACTGCAGCTCCACGACGCCATCGCTGTCCAGAACAATGCAAATATTGGGCTCAAATCT GCAGAAGCCCATAATGGGGACTCCTCCATGGAAG GCAGCAAGACAAGTTATGATCCTGATGGTGATAAGGCACTCGTCCTATACAAG CCTGATACGCATCCAGCATCTCCACTGCAGAATGACACTGGAGCGCATGAGGAGCATTCAAA AGTTCAGCTTCTCAGAGTGCTGGAGACACGCAAAACTGTCTTACGTAAAGAGCAGGCTATGGCCTTTGCACGTGCTGTGGCTGCTGGGTTTGATATAGACAACCTGATATATTTGATCTCATTTGCAGAGCGTTTTGGTGCTTCACGCTTGAT GAAGGCATGCACACAGTTCATTGATTTGTGGAGGCAAAAACATGAAACTGGACAGTGGATTGATGTTGAACCTGAAGCAATGTCTGCACGCTCTGAATTTCCTCCCTTCAATGCTGCTGGCATTATGTTAATGGGAGATAAGGAAACAATGTCCGTCTCTAATGGAGATACAAATGGCGAAGATGCTGCTAAAGCTG ACCACAGGACACATCAGCACTCAGGAGCTCCCCATCATGGTCCATACCAATCAGCATATCCACCATGGGCAATGCATCCACCTTACCCCATGCAAGGCATGCCACCATACTACCCTGGGGCGAACCCATATTACCCTCCTCCCTACCCCCCAACAGATGATCCCAGGTACAACCATTCAGAAAGGAGACCATCGAGGAGGCACTCCTCAGATAGCAAGGACTTCAACAGCTCCGATGATGAAAGTGACGACCAAAGTGGTTCAGATAGAGAGAGTTCTCATGGCCGCAAGTCGAGTAAAAAGGGAAATCGCTCGGGCAAGAAGAAATCCAATGTAATTGTCATACGTAATGTAAATGTAACATCAAAGAAGAAGCACGGGTCATCAGAGAGCGAGTCGCAATCAGGCTCTGATGTGGCATCAGAGGATAGTGATGATTCACACAGAAAATCCAGCAAGAGGAATCATCATAAGCGCTCAAGCTCGAAGAAAAAAGGGGATAAGAAAACCACTGCTGAGTCTGAAGATGAGTACACAAAGGATGGAATGTCTAATGGGCAGCAAGATGGAGATCAAGGAAACTGGAATGCGTTCCAGAATTTCTTGCTCAGAGATGAAGACAAGACAAGAGACCATAATGACGCGGACATCTTCGCCAGTGAAAGAGAGGCACCACCTAGGAGGAAAGAGACCGCAAGAAATATTGATGATCCTATTCTTTTATCAGAGCGAGGTTCTGCTGATGTCAATGAGCGGCATGCGACGTCTTTCAGTTCAGCCAATGGGAGAATTAGGGCCAGACAGATGATGCCTGGTGATGAACTTATGATGTCTGGGGAAGGTCGGAGCTTTGTGGATGGTGGCATGAAGGAGATAGAAGCTGGAGGTGGAGGATACAGAAGAGGGGCAAATGATGACTTCATGGTTTATGGACAGGACAACTCAATGGACAGGAGGAGCTCCTTGGACCCCCTTGCCGAGGCGCATTACAAGAGACCCACTCCTCTAGAGGAAAAGAAGAATGTGCACAGTATGGGCGATGAGTCCTTCATGATACCTGTTACCTCCAACTCACAGGATAATGTTGGAGCAGCCGGCCGTACCGCCATTGACATAGATGCCGAGCTTGGCTCAAGTGTTCAGAAAACATCAGATGCTAAGGCTGGAGCTGAACTTTTCTATGAGCCAGATGAGTTGATTCCAGAGCGTGGATTTGAAGATGTTTCATTTGGATATGACCCATCAATGGACTATGACAGCCACATGCAGATTCAGCATGACGTCAGCGTTGAAGATGCAAATGCAGAGGATTTATCCGTTTGTGTTGAGGGTGAAGAAAAGATGCCGGGGAAAGATAAGAAGCTTAGAGGTTCACAGGAGGGCTTGGATAAAAGAAGGAAGGATGCCTCAGCAAGGAGATTGTCAGCTCCCAAAGGACCACTAACCGATGCACAGAAACGCGCGCAAAACCTACGGGCGTACAAAGCGAGCCTTCAAAAGGAAAAGAAGGAGCTG GAAGCGGAGCAGATGAAACGGCTGGAAAGGCTTAAGCAAGAGAGGGAAAAGAGGATTGCTGCCAGAAGCGGCGCATCGAATCCCCAGAAAACAGCAGCTAAAGCAAGCGCAGTGAGCAAGTCAACCTCATCCTTGGCTGAGATGAAGAAGGAGAAAAGTGGCGGCACAACCGAATCCTTGATTGAGCGATTGAAAAAGCTTGCTCAACCTAAAACCAATGCTTCAACTTTGAACCCCAAGCCAGCGACCGCGGACCACCCACGGAGAAGAAGCTTGCCGCAATAA